The DNA window CCGGTCACCAGCGCCAGCGCCACGAACACCACCGCGCACACGAAGCTGGTCAGCGGCCCCACGACCGCGATCCGCAGGTCCGCGCCCGGCGTGCGGGGCTCGCTGCGCAGCTCGGCCACCCCGCCGAGCAGCCACAGCGTGATCCGGGGCACCTCGATCCCGTTGCGCCGGGCCACGATGGCGTGCGCCAGCTCGTGCGCGAGCAGCGAGGCCAGGAACAGGACGGCGGCGGCCACCCCCGCCAGCACGTACGCCACCGTGGGGTATCCGGGAAAGGCGAGCGGGAACTGCCCGAACGACAGCCCGGCCACCAGGATCACCACGATCACCAGCACGCTGACGTTGAGCCCCACGACGACCCCGCCGATGCGGCCCAACCGGAAGGACGAACGCATCTGCCTGCTCCTCCACTCGGATGAGGGTCGGCTACCCGCCACCCACCGGAGAAACCTCAGGTCAGCGGGCGTTCCATCAGCGTGGTGTCCACCCAGCGGCCGAGCTTGAAGCCGACCTCGGTCAGCCGGCCGACCTCGGTGAAGCCGTGCCTGCGGTGCAGGGCGATCGAGCGGTCGTCGCCCGCGTCGGCGATGACGGCCACCATCCGGCGCAGCCCGGCCGCCGTCGCGCCGTCGATCACGGCGCCCAGCAGGGCGCCGCCGAGGCCGCGGCCGCCGAGGCCGGGAGCCAGGTAGACGCTGTCCTCGACGGTGTAGCGGTAGGCGGGCTTGGGCCGCCAGGGTCCCGCGTAGGCGTAGCCGGCGACCTCGCCGCCGACGTCGGCGACGAGGAAGGGGAAGCCGCGGGCGGTCAGGTCGGCGAGCCTGGCCCGCCAGTCCGCC is part of the Nonomuraea coxensis DSM 45129 genome and encodes:
- a CDS encoding GNAT family N-acetyltransferase encodes the protein MTSSDAVIRAAVPADLPAVTAINAHYVANTVITFEETPPTVADWRARLADLTARGFPFLVADVGGEVAGYAYAGPWRPKPAYRYTVEDSVYLAPGLGGRGLGGALLGAVIDGATAAGLRRMVAVIADAGDDRSIALHRRHGFTEVGRLTEVGFKLGRWVDTTLMERPLT